Proteins co-encoded in one Nitrospiraceae bacterium genomic window:
- a CDS encoding C39 family peptidase, translating to MKMQKLFQKQEQLKAAPAFFLVFLVFLFNSCSSISSLPEPKQSRVINNIPFYSQEEYQCGPASLAGLMNFLGVEITPEEIAKEIYSKSAKGTLNIDMIFYPQTKGLISEQYSGNIEDVKKKIDSGYPLIVFVDYGFLSVQANHFMVIVGYNEHGVIANSGKDKHKTIIYEDFKKIWEKTKNWTLILKRK from the coding sequence ATGAAAATGCAAAAGCTTTTTCAAAAGCAGGAACAGTTAAAAGCTGCGCCTGCTTTTTTTTTGGTATTTTTAGTATTTCTATTCAATTCCTGCTCATCTATCAGCTCACTGCCTGAACCAAAACAAAGCCGTGTTATAAATAATATTCCTTTTTACTCGCAGGAAGAATACCAATGCGGTCCTGCTTCGTTAGCTGGGTTGATGAACTTTTTGGGTGTTGAGATTACTCCTGAAGAGATTGCAAAAGAAATATACAGCAAATCTGCCAAAGGCACATTGAATATAGATATGATTTTTTACCCTCAGACAAAAGGGCTGATCTCAGAACAGTATTCAGGAAATATAGAAGATGTTAAGAAAAAAATCGATTCAGGATATCCCTTGATAGTGTTTGTTGATTATGGTTTTTTATCCGTTCAGGCAAATCATTTTATGGTGATTGTAGGCTATAATGAGCATGGAGTTATTGCTAACAGCGGCAAAGACAAACACAAAACAATCATCTATGAGGATTTTAAAAAGATATGGGAGAAAACAAAAAACTGGACTTTAATATTAAAAAGAAAGTGA
- a CDS encoding DUF465 domain-containing protein: MNEQEISEILLKENEEFRKLSQEHKHLKEILNDFNKKVHLTPEEEVEKKRVQKVKLTGKDRMAELVRDYKKSH, translated from the coding sequence ATGAATGAACAGGAGATTTCAGAGATTCTCTTAAAAGAAAACGAGGAATTCAGAAAGCTTAGTCAAGAGCATAAGCATCTAAAAGAAATACTCAATGATTTTAACAAAAAAGTGCATCTTACTCCTGAAGAAGAAGTTGAGAAGAAGAGGGTACAAAAAGTAAAGCTTACAGGGAAAGACAGAATGGCAGAGCTTGTGAGGGATTATAAGAAAAGCCATTAA
- a CDS encoding PA2779 family protein has product MRTPLMRYVACYLVVAMFIIAIVPKVDAGLSPSDIISLSMTDRAADIEKIQKILEIKVVRERLEKLGLTQDEIQQRLSNLSDQQIHNVALQFDDIKVGGDALGLVVVLLIIAILVVVLIELTGHKVVITK; this is encoded by the coding sequence ATGAGAACACCTTTAATGAGATATGTTGCATGTTATCTGGTTGTTGCTATGTTCATTATTGCAATTGTCCCCAAAGTTGATGCAGGTCTTTCTCCTTCAGATATAATTTCCTTATCAATGACTGACAGGGCTGCGGACATCGAAAAGATTCAAAAAATTCTCGAGATTAAAGTGGTCAGAGAAAGGCTTGAAAAGCTTGGGTTGACTCAGGATGAGATTCAGCAAAGATTAAGCAATCTCAGTGACCAGCAGATACATAATGTTGCTCTTCAGTTTGATGATATAAAAGTCGGCGGAGACGCTCTGGGATTAGTTGTTGTACTTCTTATTATTGCTATTCTCGTTGTTGTGCTTATTGAGCTTACTGGTCACAAAGTGGTTATTACAAAATAG
- the ilvD gene encoding dihydroxy-acid dehydratase: MRSKTIKQGLERAPHRALLYATGIPKSEMGKPFIGVATSFTDIIPGHIGMRDLERFIEKGVHTGGGYPFFFGIPGICDGIAMGHSGMHYSLPSRELIADMVESVSQAHQFDGLVLLTNCDKITPGMLMAAARIDIPTIVVTAGPMYSGHLRGKRLSLVNDTFEAVGKYKKGLLKDDELECLEMCACPGAGSCQGMYTANTMACITETLGMSLPGCATALAVSAEKRRIAFTSGKQIVELVNKDITPRKIMNRKAFENAIMADLALGGSTNTVLHIPAIAHDAEVDLPLETFDMLSKKTPHLASMLPGGEHYLEDLDWAGGIPAVMKRLRKLLNDTMTVSGKTIFEIADKAEVINEDVIRPLDKPYHKEGGIAILRGNLAPEGAVVKQSAVTENMMRFEGIAKVFDSEEEGMKAILNNEIKSGDIVVIRYEGPKGGPGMREMLSPTAAIAGMGLSESVALITDGRFSGGTRGPCIGHISPEAMEGGVIAIIKNGDRIKIDIPGRKIDLIVSDDEIKQRFSKWKAPEPKIKKGYLSRYARMVTSAGTGAVMK; encoded by the coding sequence ATGAGAAGCAAGACAATTAAACAAGGACTAGAACGCGCTCCACACAGAGCGCTTCTTTATGCAACAGGCATTCCTAAAAGCGAGATGGGGAAACCATTTATAGGGGTTGCCACAAGTTTCACTGATATTATCCCAGGGCACATAGGGATGAGAGACCTTGAGAGGTTTATAGAAAAAGGAGTACATACAGGCGGAGGGTACCCGTTTTTTTTCGGGATTCCCGGGATCTGCGACGGCATTGCAATGGGACATTCAGGCATGCACTATTCGCTTCCTTCACGTGAACTTATTGCTGATATGGTCGAGTCTGTTTCACAGGCGCATCAGTTTGACGGACTTGTGCTTCTTACAAACTGCGATAAGATTACGCCAGGAATGCTTATGGCTGCTGCAAGAATAGATATACCAACCATAGTTGTTACTGCAGGCCCGATGTATTCAGGTCATCTAAGGGGCAAGAGACTCTCTCTTGTTAATGATACATTTGAGGCGGTAGGAAAATATAAAAAAGGTCTGCTCAAAGACGATGAACTCGAATGTCTGGAAATGTGTGCATGTCCTGGAGCCGGTTCATGTCAGGGGATGTACACTGCAAACACAATGGCATGTATAACAGAAACGCTCGGAATGAGCCTGCCCGGGTGTGCTACAGCTCTTGCAGTATCAGCTGAAAAAAGAAGAATAGCTTTTACAAGCGGGAAACAGATCGTCGAACTTGTGAATAAAGATATAACCCCGAGAAAGATAATGAACAGAAAGGCGTTCGAGAACGCAATAATGGCAGATCTTGCGCTTGGAGGTTCTACGAACACAGTGCTTCACATTCCTGCAATAGCGCATGACGCAGAAGTGGATCTTCCTTTAGAAACATTTGATATGCTGAGCAAAAAAACTCCGCATCTGGCAAGCATGCTCCCAGGCGGTGAGCATTATTTAGAAGACCTTGACTGGGCAGGAGGAATCCCTGCTGTAATGAAAAGACTGAGAAAACTATTGAATGACACTATGACTGTGAGCGGAAAGACAATATTCGAGATAGCTGATAAAGCAGAAGTAATAAACGAAGATGTTATAAGACCTCTTGATAAGCCTTATCACAAAGAAGGCGGGATAGCGATTCTCCGAGGGAATCTTGCTCCTGAAGGCGCAGTTGTGAAACAGTCTGCTGTAACAGAGAACATGATGAGATTCGAGGGCATTGCAAAAGTTTTCGACTCTGAGGAAGAGGGAATGAAGGCGATCCTTAATAACGAGATAAAATCAGGAGATATTGTAGTTATAAGATATGAAGGCCCAAAAGGCGGTCCTGGAATGCGCGAGATGCTTTCTCCGACAGCAGCAATAGCTGGAATGGGGCTGAGCGAATCAGTTGCATTGATTACAGACGGAAGATTCTCAGGCGGAACAAGAGGACCGTGCATAGGACACATTTCTCCCGAGGCAATGGAAGGCGGGGTTATAGCGATTATTAAAAACGGAGACAGAATAAAGATAGATATCCCCGGCAGGAAAATAGATCTGATTGTTTCTGATGATGAGATAAAACAAAGGTTCAGCAAGTGGAAAGCTCCAGAGCCTAAGATCAAGAAGGGATATCTTTCGAGATACGCGAGGATGGTCACATCAGCAGGAACAGGCGCAGTGATGAAGTGA
- a CDS encoding M67 family metallopeptidase: protein MRTILAQRLCLSKKILDEIIRHCKKTAPNEACGILAGKGNVISKIYEMTNIEKSPESYFMDSKEQFSVMKEIREHELDIVCIYHSHPKSSAYPSRKDKTLAVYEEPVYMIISLAEKDAAIRVFSIKRKKVAEVEIFIKK, encoded by the coding sequence ATGAGAACTATTCTAGCTCAGAGATTGTGCTTGTCAAAAAAAATACTGGATGAAATAATTCGTCATTGCAAAAAAACAGCGCCTAATGAGGCGTGCGGTATTCTTGCCGGCAAGGGGAATGTGATATCGAAAATCTATGAGATGACTAATATTGAAAAATCCCCTGAAAGTTATTTTATGGATTCAAAAGAGCAGTTCAGTGTCATGAAAGAAATTAGGGAGCATGAACTGGATATTGTATGCATATATCATTCACATCCAAAATCTTCTGCTTACCCTTCACGGAAAGACAAGACGCTGGCTGTTTACGAAGAACCAGTATATATGATTATAAGTCTTGCTGAAAAAGATGCTGCTATAAGAGTTTTTTCTATCAAGAGAAAAAAGGTTGCTGAGGTTGAAATCTTTATAAAAAAATAA
- the ilvB gene encoding biosynthetic-type acetolactate synthase large subunit, whose protein sequence is MHTKMSGAEILLESLKKEGVKHIFGYPGGVVLNIFDALFDCKDIHLILTRHEQGAVHAADGYARASGKVGVALVTSGPGATNTVTGIANAAMDSIPMVVLSGQVSTTLIGNDAFQEADIVGITRPCTKYNFLVKDVNDLSRTIREAFYIASTGRQGPVLVDLPKDVTAGKGDFTWPEIEMRSYKPTYEGNKWMIGQAAHLLAKAKKPVIIAGGGVILSNASKELKELAELTHSPVTLTLMGLGGFPGTSKLSMGMLGMHGTYYANKAVQDADLLIAVGMRFDDRVTSKVDSFAPNAKIVHIDIDPTSIKKNVRVDIPIVGDVKKVLSVMNKIIKEEVKEQWDEIRKSWLKQIDAWKTERPLEYTYSDNLIKPQFVVEKIYELTKGDAIITTEVGQNQMWSAQFYKFDKPRKWITSGGLGTMGFGFPAAIGAQFAHPDQLVIDIAGDGSIQMNIQELATAVVNKLPVKVAILNNKYLGMVRQWQELFFKERYSHTRLDEGNPDFVKLAESYGAVGLRASKPSEVEPVLKEAFKTKATVFMDFVVDWKEKVYPMVPAGASIDHMMFEDDEKKEEKKLKAVK, encoded by the coding sequence ATGCATACTAAGATGTCCGGAGCAGAGATATTGTTAGAGAGTCTTAAGAAAGAGGGAGTCAAACATATATTTGGTTATCCGGGCGGAGTTGTCCTGAATATATTCGATGCTCTCTTTGACTGCAAAGACATCCACCTTATCCTCACAAGACACGAGCAGGGCGCTGTTCATGCAGCAGACGGATATGCCCGCGCATCAGGAAAGGTTGGAGTTGCTCTTGTAACCTCTGGTCCCGGTGCAACAAACACTGTTACTGGGATTGCTAACGCCGCGATGGATTCTATTCCCATGGTTGTTTTGTCAGGTCAGGTTTCGACAACGCTTATAGGCAATGATGCTTTTCAAGAAGCAGATATTGTCGGGATCACAAGACCGTGCACAAAATATAATTTTTTAGTTAAAGATGTGAATGATCTCTCAAGGACAATAAGAGAAGCATTCTATATCGCATCGACAGGCAGACAGGGTCCTGTGCTTGTCGATCTTCCTAAGGATGTGACAGCAGGCAAGGGAGATTTTACATGGCCTGAGATAGAGATGAGAAGCTATAAGCCTACATATGAAGGCAACAAGTGGATGATCGGACAGGCTGCTCATCTTCTTGCAAAAGCAAAAAAACCCGTGATTATTGCAGGCGGTGGAGTAATCCTCTCAAATGCTTCAAAAGAGTTAAAGGAGCTTGCAGAGCTGACACACAGCCCTGTTACTCTGACCCTTATGGGATTGGGAGGTTTCCCTGGGACAAGCAAACTTTCGATGGGAATGCTTGGAATGCACGGAACTTATTATGCCAATAAGGCAGTTCAGGATGCGGATCTTCTTATTGCTGTAGGCATGCGTTTTGACGACAGAGTTACAAGCAAGGTTGACTCATTTGCACCTAATGCAAAGATTGTGCATATAGACATAGACCCAACCTCAATTAAAAAAAATGTAAGGGTTGATATCCCGATTGTCGGTGATGTAAAGAAGGTTCTTTCTGTTATGAACAAGATCATAAAGGAAGAAGTAAAAGAACAGTGGGATGAAATAAGAAAGTCATGGCTTAAACAGATTGATGCATGGAAGACTGAAAGGCCGTTGGAATACACATACAGCGATAATCTGATAAAACCGCAATTTGTGGTAGAAAAAATTTACGAATTAACTAAAGGAGATGCGATAATCACAACTGAGGTTGGGCAGAACCAGATGTGGTCAGCGCAGTTTTATAAATTTGACAAGCCAAGAAAATGGATAACCTCAGGAGGATTAGGCACAATGGGATTTGGTTTCCCTGCAGCAATAGGAGCGCAGTTTGCACATCCTGACCAGCTGGTAATAGACATTGCCGGAGACGGAAGCATCCAGATGAATATACAGGAGTTGGCTACTGCGGTTGTGAACAAGCTTCCTGTTAAAGTTGCAATTTTGAATAATAAGTATCTCGGGATGGTAAGACAATGGCAGGAGCTTTTCTTTAAGGAAAGGTATTCTCATACAAGACTTGATGAAGGGAATCCTGATTTTGTTAAGCTTGCAGAGTCATACGGTGCAGTAGGTCTCAGGGCATCAAAGCCAAGCGAGGTTGAACCAGTGCTAAAAGAAGCATTCAAGACAAAAGCCACTGTGTTTATGGATTTTGTTGTTGACTGGAAAGAAAAGGTCTATCCAATGGTGCCTGCAGGAGCTTCAATAGACCATATGATGTTTGAAGATGACGAGAAAAAAGAAGAAAAGAAATTAAAGGCAGTAAAATAG
- the hemG gene encoding protoporphyrinogen oxidase, with product MGRIAIVGGGISGLSTAYAILEKDPSAEIIIFEAEKKPGGKIWTEKIDGFLCEGGVNGFLDNKPKTLELSRKLLLSPLRSSDAARKRFIFSESRLKLIPETPPAFFFSNLLSFWGRLRIIYEILAPKGRNNDESLADFAKRRLGREAYEKLIDPMASGVYAGNPETLSLKSCFPRVDNLEQKYGSLIKGMIKMNLEAKKTNKGKIGAGPGGTLTSFFDGMEVMVDSLKNFLGDRLRTESRVVALEKKHRGYAVVLSDDSVVESEILIIASPAYAVSEMLRNFDKPLSSIIGEIPYPALSVICFGYKKERLKHQLNGFGFLVPFKEKRKILGTLWDSSIFPNRAPEGYALLRTMAGGARASEIAMYDDKHLRDMVFRELKDIMGIDAPPDFVKIFRHDKSIPQYNIGHASKMNTVEDMVLKHKDMYLTGNAYYGISVNDCIENSYKLAEKITGKGGI from the coding sequence TTGGGAAGAATAGCAATAGTCGGCGGAGGAATATCAGGGCTCTCAACAGCATATGCGATACTCGAAAAAGACCCTTCAGCAGAGATAATAATTTTCGAGGCTGAGAAAAAACCCGGCGGAAAGATATGGACTGAGAAGATAGATGGGTTTCTCTGCGAGGGCGGAGTAAACGGATTTCTTGATAACAAGCCAAAGACTTTGGAATTAAGCCGAAAGCTTCTGCTTAGTCCTTTAAGAAGCAGTGATGCGGCTCGCAAAAGATTTATTTTTTCTGAGAGCAGATTAAAACTTATTCCTGAGACACCACCGGCATTTTTCTTTTCCAACCTTTTAAGTTTTTGGGGAAGACTAAGGATTATTTATGAGATCCTTGCTCCAAAAGGCAGGAATAATGACGAAAGCCTTGCAGATTTTGCAAAAAGAAGGCTTGGCAGAGAGGCATATGAAAAACTGATAGATCCCATGGCATCAGGAGTTTATGCTGGAAATCCTGAAACTCTCAGTCTTAAAAGCTGCTTCCCTCGCGTGGATAATCTCGAACAGAAATACGGCAGTCTTATTAAGGGCATGATAAAGATGAATCTGGAAGCAAAGAAGACAAACAAGGGCAAGATTGGTGCAGGACCCGGCGGGACACTGACATCATTCTTTGATGGAATGGAAGTAATGGTTGATTCATTAAAAAACTTTTTGGGTGACCGATTAAGAACCGAAAGCAGGGTTGTTGCTTTAGAGAAAAAACACCGCGGCTATGCTGTTGTGCTTTCAGATGATTCGGTTGTTGAGTCTGAAATTCTAATAATCGCTTCGCCTGCATACGCTGTTTCTGAGATGCTCAGGAATTTTGACAAGCCTCTCTCGTCAATCATTGGAGAAATACCATATCCTGCATTATCAGTTATCTGCTTTGGCTATAAAAAGGAAAGACTCAAACATCAGCTTAATGGATTTGGTTTCCTTGTGCCCTTCAAAGAGAAAAGAAAAATACTCGGAACTCTCTGGGATTCGAGCATTTTCCCAAACAGGGCTCCTGAAGGATATGCGCTTTTAAGAACAATGGCCGGAGGCGCAAGAGCGTCTGAGATTGCGATGTATGATGACAAGCATTTAAGAGACATGGTTTTCAGGGAATTAAAAGACATAATGGGTATTGACGCACCGCCCGATTTTGTGAAAATTTTCAGACATGATAAATCAATCCCGCAATATAATATCGGACATGCAAGCAAGATGAATACAGTTGAAGATATGGTTCTTAAACACAAAGACATGTATCTTACAGGTAACGCATATTACGGCATAAGTGTTAATGACTGCATAGAAAACTCGTATAAATTAGCAGAAAAAATAACAGGCAAGGGGGGTATTTGA
- the ilvN gene encoding acetolactate synthase small subunit gives MRHTISVLVENKFGVLSRVSGLFSGRGYNIESLSVGETIDPQISIMTIVTIGDDSVIEQITKQLNKLIDVIKVTDMTELDHVEREMVLLKVAPRSEDKSEVLNLAEIFRGRIVDSSQKTYTIEITGDEKKIEAFLELMKPMGIKEFVRTGKVAITREGIKRNKSL, from the coding sequence ATGAGACATACAATATCTGTATTGGTTGAGAATAAGTTTGGCGTATTATCACGCGTATCAGGGTTGTTCAGTGGAAGAGGCTATAACATTGAGAGCCTTTCTGTGGGCGAGACTATCGATCCTCAGATATCTATTATGACAATAGTCACAATCGGAGACGACTCGGTGATCGAGCAGATAACAAAACAGCTTAACAAGCTTATTGATGTTATCAAGGTTACAGACATGACTGAGCTTGATCATGTTGAACGCGAGATGGTTCTGCTGAAAGTTGCCCCTCGATCAGAGGATAAGTCAGAAGTTCTCAATCTTGCGGAGATATTCAGGGGAAGGATCGTTGATTCCAGTCAAAAGACCTATACAATAGAGATTACTGGTGATGAGAAAAAGATTGAGGCATTCTTAGAACTTATGAAGCCGATGGGGATAAAAGAATTTGTAAGAACAGGCAAGGTAGCGATAACAAGAGAAGGCATAAAAAGAAATAAAAGTCTGTAA
- the hemE gene encoding uroporphyrinogen decarboxylase, giving the protein MNDTFLKACRGEEVKHTPVWIMRQAGRYLPEYQAVRSQVDFLTLCKTPELAAKVTIQPVDILGVDAAILFSDILIPVEAMGMPLEFTDKKGPVLAEPVRDKKGVDKLKVPVTEESMPFVLETIKILRKELSNKVPLIGFSGAPFTLATYMIEGGSSHNFINTKRMMFQDKKTFDSLMKKLTKTVIAYLSSQMDAGAQAVQIFDSWAGILSPLDFKESALPYVKKIISALREHNPDAPIIYFANNCAGIIKEVKKTGADVFGIDWRIDISDAIKKLGRDKIIQGNLDPTALLLPKDKIEARVQDILVKAEDAKGHIFNLGHGILPEIPVENAVAFVEAVHKYSER; this is encoded by the coding sequence ATGAACGATACATTTCTGAAGGCTTGCCGCGGTGAAGAAGTTAAACATACTCCTGTGTGGATAATGAGACAGGCAGGCAGATATCTTCCTGAATATCAGGCTGTGCGCAGCCAGGTTGATTTTCTGACTCTGTGCAAGACTCCTGAGCTTGCAGCAAAGGTTACTATCCAGCCTGTTGATATACTCGGGGTTGATGCAGCAATACTTTTTTCAGATATTCTTATCCCGGTTGAGGCTATGGGTATGCCTCTTGAATTCACGGATAAAAAAGGGCCGGTGCTCGCTGAGCCTGTAAGAGATAAAAAAGGCGTTGATAAGCTGAAGGTGCCTGTAACAGAAGAGTCCATGCCTTTTGTTTTAGAGACAATAAAAATTCTTAGAAAAGAACTCAGCAACAAAGTCCCGCTCATTGGTTTTTCAGGCGCGCCTTTTACTCTGGCAACATACATGATCGAAGGCGGAAGCTCGCATAATTTTATCAACACAAAGAGGATGATGTTCCAGGATAAAAAGACATTTGATTCACTCATGAAGAAACTTACAAAGACTGTCATCGCGTATCTCTCAAGCCAGATGGATGCAGGAGCGCAGGCAGTTCAGATATTTGATTCATGGGCAGGGATCCTTTCGCCTCTTGATTTCAAGGAATCAGCATTGCCTTATGTGAAAAAAATAATAAGTGCGCTCAGAGAACACAATCCTGATGCGCCGATAATATATTTTGCGAATAACTGCGCTGGAATAATAAAGGAAGTAAAAAAAACAGGCGCTGATGTTTTTGGGATTGATTGGAGGATAGATATTTCGGATGCAATTAAAAAACTCGGAAGAGACAAGATAATTCAGGGAAATCTCGATCCAACAGCATTATTGCTTCCAAAAGACAAGATAGAAGCACGCGTTCAGGATATACTTGTAAAGGCAGAAGATGCAAAAGGGCATATCTTCAATCTTGGTCATGGCATACTGCCTGAAATACCCGTAGAAAATGCAGTTGCGTTTGTTGAGGCAGTGCATAAATATAGTGAAAGATAG
- a CDS encoding tetratricopeptide repeat protein has product MPRIIILDDPLSPEEHINLGVAYEKKGELDNALKEYKSASKKIPTAYLYIGNIYFQKNDFDEAEYNYAKAIAKEPGNADAHNNLAWLYYTKKEKLYEAEALALKAIELNPEKKEIYQDTLDKIRILKNK; this is encoded by the coding sequence TTGCCTCGCATAATTATTCTTGATGATCCTCTGAGTCCTGAAGAGCATATTAACTTAGGGGTTGCATATGAAAAAAAAGGAGAGCTGGACAATGCCCTAAAAGAGTATAAGTCAGCTTCGAAAAAAATTCCTACGGCATATCTTTATATCGGCAATATCTATTTTCAAAAAAACGATTTTGACGAAGCTGAATATAATTATGCAAAAGCCATAGCAAAAGAACCTGGGAATGCTGATGCACATAATAATCTTGCATGGCTCTATTACACAAAGAAGGAAAAACTTTATGAGGCAGAGGCGCTTGCACTTAAAGCAATAGAACTTAATCCTGAGAAAAAAGAAATTTATCAGGATACGCTTGATAAAATTAGAATATTAAAAAATAAATGA
- the hemH gene encoding ferrochelatase: MAKQTIGVLLLNLGGPDSMQAVRPFLFNLFSDRQIIKLGPGFLQKPLARLISSIRSKKTEKLYQLIGGRSPLLDITKLQAAALEETLNKKSAIFKVFVGMRYWRPLIEDTIKEIHNAGINKLVVLSLYPQYSIATTGSAYSKAREVLQSYPTISPLCIHPWFKHSGYIDALVDVIKKGMESFSDKNVHVLFSAHSLPQKLIDEGDPYVHQLMESIEEVSEKIRINWHLSYQSKTGPVKWLSPTTGEKLSELADKGVRQVLVVPISFVSDHIETLYEIDILYKQMADRLGITLKRTESLNTHPLFINALKNIVMDKVKESDWEE; this comes from the coding sequence TTGGCAAAACAAACAATAGGTGTATTACTTCTAAACCTTGGCGGGCCTGATTCGATGCAGGCTGTAAGGCCATTTTTATTTAATCTATTCTCTGATAGACAGATTATCAAGCTTGGCCCAGGTTTTTTACAGAAACCATTGGCACGCCTCATATCATCTATAAGGTCAAAGAAAACAGAGAAGTTATATCAATTAATCGGCGGCAGATCTCCTCTGCTTGATATAACAAAATTACAGGCAGCGGCATTAGAAGAAACACTAAATAAAAAGTCTGCGATTTTCAAAGTTTTTGTTGGAATGCGCTACTGGCGGCCATTAATAGAAGATACTATTAAAGAGATACATAATGCCGGCATTAACAAACTCGTTGTTCTCAGTCTTTATCCGCAATATTCGATCGCAACAACAGGCTCTGCTTATTCTAAGGCAAGAGAAGTCCTGCAGTCTTATCCCACTATTAGTCCTTTGTGTATCCATCCGTGGTTTAAACACTCTGGGTATATTGATGCATTGGTTGATGTTATTAAAAAAGGCATGGAGTCTTTTTCAGACAAAAATGTTCATGTTTTGTTCAGCGCCCACAGCCTGCCGCAGAAACTGATAGATGAAGGCGATCCTTATGTTCATCAGCTTATGGAATCAATTGAAGAAGTTTCAGAAAAAATCAGGATAAATTGGCATCTCAGTTATCAATCAAAAACTGGTCCTGTGAAATGGCTGAGTCCGACAACAGGGGAAAAACTCAGTGAGCTTGCAGACAAGGGCGTAAGGCAGGTTCTTGTTGTCCCGATAAGTTTTGTTTCAGACCATATTGAGACATTGTATGAAATTGATATATTATATAAACAGATGGCTGACAGGCTTGGGATTACTCTCAAGCGCACAGAATCTTTAAATACTCATCCGTTGTTCATAAACGCTTTAAAGAATATTGTTATGGATAAAGTTAAGGAGAGCGATTGGGAAGAATAG
- the cysK gene encoding cysteine synthase A, which produces MSQIFSDITLTTGSTPLVRLNRISKGLNAAILAKLEFKNPLGSVKDRIGIAMIEAAERKGIIKNNTLIVEPTSGNTGIALAFVCAVKKYRLILTMPETMSMERKKLLKHLGAELILTPGTEGMKGAIKKAKEILSETPNAYMPDQFSNPANPEIHRRTTAEEIWKDTNGKVDILVAGVGTGGTITGVAEVIKGRNPDFKAVAVEPASSPVLSGGNPGSHKIQGIGAGFIPEILNTKIIDEVIQATNEQAFETARDIAKQEGILCGISSGAAVYAALEMARRPENKGKNIIVILPSTGERYLSTELFQD; this is translated from the coding sequence ATGAGCCAAATTTTTTCTGATATTACTTTAACCACAGGTTCAACGCCTTTAGTCCGTTTAAACAGGATATCAAAAGGTCTTAATGCAGCAATTCTTGCCAAGCTGGAATTTAAGAATCCTCTAGGCAGTGTCAAAGATCGAATTGGCATTGCCATGATCGAGGCTGCTGAGAGAAAAGGCATTATTAAAAACAATACTCTGATTGTAGAGCCCACCAGCGGGAATACAGGAATCGCTCTTGCATTTGTATGTGCAGTAAAAAAATACCGTTTGATTTTAACAATGCCTGAGACCATGAGCATGGAGAGAAAAAAGCTCCTGAAACATCTTGGAGCGGAACTTATTCTCACTCCTGGAACAGAAGGTATGAAGGGAGCGATAAAAAAAGCAAAAGAGATACTATCTGAGACGCCAAATGCATATATGCCTGACCAATTCAGCAATCCTGCCAACCCTGAGATACACCGCAGAACAACAGCCGAGGAAATATGGAAAGATACAAATGGCAAAGTTGACATACTTGTTGCAGGCGTAGGTACTGGAGGCACGATCACAGGAGTAGCAGAAGTGATTAAAGGCAGAAATCCTGATTTCAAGGCTGTAGCAGTCGAGCCAGCTAGTTCACCTGTTCTTTCAGGAGGAAATCCGGGTTCTCATAAAATTCAGGGGATAGGAGCTGGTTTTATTCCTGAAATTTTGAACACAAAAATTATAGACGAAGTAATTCAGGCAACCAATGAACAGGCGTTTGAAACAGCAAGAGATATTGCAAAACAAGAAGGAATATTGTGCGGGATATCTTCTGGTGCAGCTGTCTACGCTGCTTTAGAGATGGCTAGACGCCCTGAGAACAAAGGCAAAAACATTATAGTTATTCTGCCAAGCACCGGTGAACGTTATCTGAGCACAGAATTGTTTCAGGACTAA